Within Vigna unguiculata cultivar IT97K-499-35 chromosome 2, ASM411807v1, whole genome shotgun sequence, the genomic segment ttttatatttatctgaTCCTAAGGGAATTGATCTAATTCCCATCAGATAGCACAAAATTTGAAGACAGATTGGCAAACTTAAACAGTGTTCTGGTAAGCAATAACTAATTAAACATTACTATTATCATGCACTTTTCAGTGAAACTACATTAAGCAAAATCCTCTGCATGGAATTCTAGATTTTTCAaggattaatattttaaagtaaatacaTATGCATATTTAATAGGAACTATTAATACAATGTATCTTGAAACATTGTGTGGCTAACACATTAAAAACCAGCTACGATGATGTGCTAAAGCCCAAAAGATAACTCTAAGAGCGTAGGTTATAATAATGATACAGACATCTGTTTGAACTTCTCAGAACTTCATACCAATGAAGTACGGAGATATAGTTCGGATCAacaatttctttatatttattattaaagacAGAGGAAAAGCATTACACATAATACACTTTCATTATCTGATTATCCCAATTCCCAAGTACAATACCAAGGTATTATAGGCTTAGATTTTTTTCAGTTGGATAATGGTGTATTGAAGAGATGACCAGTTTACTACCATTTGTCCagaaaaaacatacaaaatccTAACATGTACCATCATAGAAACCACAATAAAGAATTTGCTAGCACTTAATCCAAATCATTGACAGGAAATTTCAATCTTGAAAGAAATTAGAGGAACTCCTACCTTCATTCTACTAGAACTATACATGCTACACTCATAACAGAGAAAAATTTGGAGACTTTGCAAAACAGATAACCAAAAAGTTCAAACCTACAAGATGTGAATTGTAATGAATTACATGCATGATACcacaaaaaatgtattaatgtaATGGTGTAAGAGAACTCTCTtacaaaataatcaattaccagaaaataaatgcaaataaaaaagtttaatatataaCAACTAAAGAGAGGAGATATTCAACTGTAAACTTAGACAAGAGATCTCACCAAAGTCCGGGTCAGAGGATGACCCTTCTTCAATATTGCTGTTGGCAGCTTCATTGTCTGGATACTTCATTATTGATCCCATATCTTTAATAAATTGGTCTACATCAAGGTCCACTTCCATATtcctttaaaagaaaaaaacccaGATATAGAGATATTACATAATAAAGTAACACAGCAAAGTCTGAAAGGTACAATTATGACAGCATGCAGAAAAACTAACCAGtagcaagaaaaaaatatttataccatATACTAAATAGAAAATGTTATTATGTTATTCAATACTTAATAATTAAGGACATTTTACttagaaattgagaaattattataaaaatagttaaaaattgaGCTGGTATCAGTTTCACATAAACAAAAAGCAAGGGATTTTATTCTGATTTTTATGATTAGGAAAATATGCCCACAGCAGATTATTTTGGACTTGAAAAGCTATTTTACACGCTTGTTGAATCAGGACCACATTTAATTTCTGGCAATATCCATTTTAATTAATAGGCAGGGTGTTAGACTTAAACCTGTATCCCGGGGGATCTATGATACAGAATTTATGTCAGCCAACATCTTgagaaacaaattattttaaccgCCCTAATCCTTTTGAAGTAAAGCATTAAAGATGCTTACACGATAAGTGATTTAAGACTGCATATCAGGTATGCTAAATGAGTATGGGCGTCACTGAACTAACCTGTCCTCAGGAGCTTCAGCACCCTTGTAACTTGACAACTTATGGACAAATGACTGCATGGTCTTTGCTATATCTCCGGGATCAAACTCGTCAGCATTCAAAGCAGATGACAGACCAGTATCGTGATCCTCTTTTGCTTTCcctttctttttgtgttttaagtCATATAGTTCCATCTCCTTTTGTCTTTCCATAAGAACAGAGTTCAATTCTTCCTCTCCACCATAAAGCCAGGAATCATCATCAGATGGAGGAACCTCTTGATCCTTAAAATCGTCCACTGAGTGAGGCAGAGCAAGAATTTCATCTATACGTCTAACAGGAGCATTCATCAACTCACTGCAACAAACTTTCACTTTAGcaatgataaaaacaaaataaaccaaCATAAAACCTGGAGGTTTAGCTCAAACAACATTACTACATCAGAACCTAAGCAGACCAATTCCCCAATGCCCCATATAATCATTGTCAACAAAGAGCATTTATACATTCCCATCAACGTGAGATCTCTACAACAATTTAGGGACCCTAATAAGATAGACTGATGCCCTCTTGAATTTGGGCTTGGTCAAACAAAACTCTAGAAGCTATCACATGAGATAAGGATTGTCCAAGCCTTTACAAGTTCTACTTTGATCCTACCTATAACCAATGCATGATCTCATGAATGACAAAATAAGGAAAGACAAGAAAAACCAGGGAGCTAAGCCAACTAAACACACAACCAAACGGCCATTCACCCATTCAAGACAAACACAAAAACTTAATTCAGATAAATATCAATAGCTTAGTTCCAATACCAACCTGGCCTGGGAATGCAGAGAAGTGTTTCTATAATACTCTTGAGCACTCTGCACCAATCTCTGGTACTCAGAGGAACCCGGAAGCAGCCCTTGGAAGTACCCACTGTTCTCCAAGCTATTCTTAAACGCCTCCCAAGTGCTCCCTTGCCCCTCAACCCCATCGCGCTTCCGCTGCTGATACATCATCTCCAATCCACAAGCTATCTTCATCCCCAGCTCCGCCTCCACAAACCCCTCCCTCTCAGCCCGACCCGGCATCGTCGGGTAACACTTCGGAGCCTGAAACCGCTGCTGCACCAACTGCGCGTACATCGCCCTCGACATTTTCACCGAAACGCAGACTAACTCCTCTGTTACCCCTCTCTCCACGAACCTCTCCATCCCCGCAGCGAATTTCATCGTGTCTACATCCCTGTCGTAGAATCCCTCTACCGCGAGCGAAATCAATCGCGGCTCGTGCTTTAGAACCTGCGCCACGGACACCGGAACCCTAATCCTAACCCTATGCATGTTCCTCCTGGCGCGCTCGGGATAGTCCTCGATGCGTTTCTTCACGGCTCGCTGGACTGCGTCGGAGGCAAGGGATTCGTGGCCGGAATTGGCGACGAAGGCGAGGGAGTCGACAAGGGAGGGGTGGGGAAGGCGGTCGCGGGGGACGATGTGCAGGTTTCCATGTCGGAGGAAGAGGCGGTGATGGGAGGTGTCGGGGTTGAGCCAACGGGGGAGGTGGAAGGCGGCCTCAATGAGGAGGAAGTCGCCGTCGGAGTCCCAGAGGCGGAGGGAAAGGGAGGGGAATCGGAGGGAGATTTGGAAGAGGAGGAAGACTGCAAACCACTCGTCGTCGAGGTTGTCACCGTAGCGGAGGTGGCCGTGGAGGTGGGGGAGGTTTGAGGAGGAGGAGCAGGGGCAGGAGGGATTGGGGGGAGTCGAAACAGATAGAGTGAAGGGTTGGTGCTGCCAGATGTAGTCTTGGGTGAAGGGGGATATTGTTTGGAGGATTTCCAGGTGGAGAGAGTGGAGCGTCGCGGTGGCGGTGGCGGTGGCGGTGGCGGTGGAGGAGTCGGGGTATATGGCGTAGAAAACGGTGTCGTCTGAGGGGCGGGGGGAGAAGATGGAAGAAGAAGGAAATTCCATTGCATGTGCTGAGTTGCTCAGGCTGAAAGAAAACTTCTCCGGGAACACCCTTTCATAAACCTCTTTCTTGAACATTCGAGGTTTTATGAAACAGAGTTATGTTATCatattctttcatatttttatttttttttacatttcttCTTTGTTCTATTTAACTTCTCACAAAAGTGcattttatattttggttaaTTATTTGGTACTTGTGGTTGGTATccacttaaaaaaatatcaattgtgTCTCCATGAGAAGTATGTTAATTAGAGTTCTCTTTCTTtcagtaaaaataattaacgtaGTTAATCGTgtcattttttggttttttaatttttatttttaaattttacaaaaaaatttgttgtcTGTGACGTGTAAAATCTCTGTTGTGAACTTGTGACATGTGACAATGTTAGTGTCACGTAATAGAATAATGTCACGTGTGTCAGATATTGTA encodes:
- the LOC114174010 gene encoding protein ecdysoneless homolog; amino-acid sequence: MFKKEVYERVFPEKFSFSLSNSAHAMEFPSSSIFSPRPSDDTVFYAIYPDSSTATATATATATLHSLHLEILQTISPFTQDYIWQHQPFTLSVSTPPNPSCPCSSSSNLPHLHGHLRYGDNLDDEWFAVFLLFQISLRFPSLSLRLWDSDGDFLLIEAAFHLPRWLNPDTSHHRLFLRHGNLHIVPRDRLPHPSLVDSLAFVANSGHESLASDAVQRAVKKRIEDYPERARRNMHRVRIRVPVSVAQVLKHEPRLISLAVEGFYDRDVDTMKFAAGMERFVERGVTEELVCVSVKMSRAMYAQLVQQRFQAPKCYPTMPGRAEREGFVEAELGMKIACGLEMMYQQRKRDGVEGQGSTWEAFKNSLENSGYFQGLLPGSSEYQRLVQSAQEYYRNTSLHSQASELMNAPVRRIDEILALPHSVDDFKDQEVPPSDDDSWLYGGEEELNSVLMERQKEMELYDLKHKKKGKAKEDHDTGLSSALNADEFDPGDIAKTMQSFVHKLSSYKGAEAPEDRNMEVDLDVDQFIKDMGSIMKYPDNEAANSNIEEGSSSDPDFDESDSDVGELGEDGDDTFMRSYSDAMNEELKATTLQKSFVRANEQIPRNQGTSNSSGHNMDEDFSPVDVDVNLVKSFLDSFSSQQGLPGPASNLLGLMGLQLPQDTTKKGN